One segment of Channa argus isolate prfri chromosome 17, Channa argus male v1.0, whole genome shotgun sequence DNA contains the following:
- the LOC137102113 gene encoding protein LBH-like isoform X1 produces the protein MTEVMNTCEISGASGEDIDHFQGLPDCVENFPKLSRHLPSIVVEPIDGGNVESGELRWPPDDVSSSVTEGHTHVTGAGVPAEEVKPEQQMMGGFKTS, from the exons ATGACTGAGGTGATGAACACCTGTGAAATCTCTGGAGCCTCTGGCGAAGACATAGATCACTTCCAG GGGCTGCCAGACTGTGTGGAGAATTTTCCCAAACTTTCCAGGCATCTCCCATCCATTGTGGTGGAGCCGATAGATGGAGGAAATGTGGAGAGTGGAGAGCTGCGCTGGCCTCCTGATGATGTCAGCAGTAGTGTCACAGAGGGACACACCCATGTGACAG GTGCAGGTGTACCTGCAGAGGAGGTGAAGCCAGAGCAGCAGATGATGGGTGGATTTAAAACTTCCTGA
- the LOC137102113 gene encoding protein LBH-like isoform X2 has product MTEVMNTCEISGASGEDIDHFQGLPDCVENFPKLSRHLPSIVVEPIDGGNVESGELRWPPDDVSSSVTEGHTHVTGVPAEEVKPEQQMMGGFKTS; this is encoded by the exons ATGACTGAGGTGATGAACACCTGTGAAATCTCTGGAGCCTCTGGCGAAGACATAGATCACTTCCAG GGGCTGCCAGACTGTGTGGAGAATTTTCCCAAACTTTCCAGGCATCTCCCATCCATTGTGGTGGAGCCGATAGATGGAGGAAATGTGGAGAGTGGAGAGCTGCGCTGGCCTCCTGATGATGTCAGCAGTAGTGTCACAGAGGGACACACCCATGTGACAG GTGTACCTGCAGAGGAGGTGAAGCCAGAGCAGCAGATGATGGGTGGATTTAAAACTTCCTGA